In Mercenaria mercenaria strain notata chromosome 14, MADL_Memer_1, whole genome shotgun sequence, the following are encoded in one genomic region:
- the LOC128548633 gene encoding uncharacterized protein LOC128548633, which yields MAEDFSDLLNSAMDCIGYSKRSIVSRADVLNRYFEISSKTCLESVGIEMLLAGSKSEGVVPFLASDYDLMLVFKRCYIWRPSASSTLLFLVITQEWTERERIFEWPSPDVIQDVSTLEGYVVPVGHKLSEEQNFEWRICYTTAERKLISSLSEVQLKLYVLLKMVNGDIIKPKVDCVSSYIIKNIIFWTAEWSPTYVFTPSNLTHMLLQCLRFLLHCLCNNCLPNYMIPSRNLFLGKIKSEQKPQLKSVLQELLNEGEKIVLRCDKLRNAMYIMHNDRSIATRFRLWRDEVEELFLIVNLKMVSKLKPNMVFQHSFLYDILFEFWKDESYLTEILRLFNLLSVDFATMLTKGTQGMEDVGTWMNKLLS from the exons ATGGCGGAAGACTTCTCAGACTTGCTAAATAGTGCAATGGATTGTATTGGTTACTCAAAAAGAAGTATTGTTTCAAGAGCTGAtgttttaaatagatattttgaaatatctagcAAAACATGTTTGGAATCTGTTGGAATAGAGATGTTACTTGCAGGAAGTAAATCAGAGGGAGTGGTTCCTTTTCTCGCAAGTGACTATGACCTAATGCTTGTATTTAAACGATGT TATATATGGCGACCAAGTGCCAGCTCTACCTTATTATTCCTCGTCATTACGCAAGAGTGGACGGAGCGTGAAAGAATATTCGAATGGCCGTCACCTGATGTTATACAAGATGTTTCGACATTGGAAGGGTATGTTGTTCCGGTTGGACATAAACTTAGTGAGGAGCAAAACTTTGAATGGAGAATATGTTATACGACTGCAGAACGGAAATTGATTTCCAGTTTAAGTGAAGTACAGCTTAAGCTGTATGTATTATTGAAAATGGTAAACGGTGACATTATTAAACCTAAAGTGGACTGTGTAAGCTCATacataattaaaaatattattttctggaCAGCTGAATGGTCACCCACGTATGTCTTTACTCCATCTAATCTTACACATATGCTGCTACAGTGTTTGCGGTTTCTATTACATTGTCTGTGTAATAATTGTCTTCCAAATTACATGATTCCAAGTCGAAACCTTTTCCTGGGCAAGATCAAAAGTGAACAGAAACCCCAGCTTAAAAGTGTTCTACAAGAACTTTTAAACGAGGGAGAGAAAATTGTTCTTAGATGTGACAAATTGAGGAATGCCATGTATATAATGCATAATGATCGTTCTATAGCAACTAGATTTAGGTTGTGGCGAGACGAAGTTGAGGAGCTGTTTCTCATAGTTAATTTGAAAATGGTCTCTAAACTGAAACCCAATATGGTGTTTCAGCATAGCTTTTTATATGatatactttttgaattttggaAAGACGAATCATATTTGACAGAAATATTAAGACTGTTTAATCTTTTATCTGTAGATTTTGCAACGATGCTTACAAAAGGTACGCAAGGAATGGAGGACGTTGGTACTTGGATGAACAAATTGTTGTCATAA